The sequence CATCAAGCGCGCCATTGCCAAGGGGGTGGGCGCCGACGGCGCGGACGCACTCGAGGAGATTCAGTACGAGGGCTACGGCCCCAGCGGCGTGGCCGTGCTAGTCCGGGCGTTCACCGACAACCGCAATCGCACCGCCGCCGATCTCCGGGCGGCCTTCGGCAGAAACGGCGGGAACCTCGGCGAGACCGGGTGCGTGGGCTTCCTGTTCGCCGAACGCGGGCAAGTGATCCTCGACAACGAGGATGAGGACCTCGCCGAGGATGCCGTTCTCGAGGCGGCCATGGACGGCGGCGCCGACGACGTGCGCGAATCGGGGGATACCTTCGAGGTGCTGTGCGCGCCCGGCGACCTGGAGGCGGTGCAAAACGCCCTGGTGGCCAGGGGATTCAAGATCGACTCGGCCGACGTCGTGGACATCGCCTCCACCACCGTGCGCATCGAGGATCCCGAGACGGCCCGCAAGCTGCTGCGCCTGATCGAGCGGCTGGAAGAACTGGACGACGTGCAGAAGGTCGCGGCCAACTTCGACGTCCCCGACGAAATCCTGGCCGAGATCGAAGCCACGCTGTAGGTGGACGGGGAGTCCGGCCGGCCCGGGACGCCCCGGTGGGTGGAAGTGCTCCTGGTCCTGGTGGTGGTCGGCTTCCTGGCCTACGTGGCCTGGGTCAGCCTCGGCTCAGCGCGCCGGGGCCGGCCGGTCGTTCCGGCCGGCCGGCCGGTCGAGGTGTGGTACGCCGACCCCACCTTCCAGTTCCTGGTCCCGGCGGTGAAGCGCGTCGGTGCGCAATTCATGGCCGGGATGCCTATTCCCCAGGTCGCGATGGAGCTGCTCAAGACCCCGCCGGCGGGGCTGCTCTCCCCGCTTCCCGGACAGGAGGCGCCCCTCATCATGGTCGCCGCCGCCGCCCAGGCGACGGTGCAAATCGCGCTGCCCGCCTCGGTGGGCGCCAGCCAGGAACGCCTGCTGATCGGCGCGGTCGTGCGAACGCTCACCAGCCTGCCCGAGATCCGCAGCGTGCGCATCCTCGCGGTGGACGCGGCCGGCCGGCCGCGGGAAGGCCACGAGGATACGAGCAAGCCGTTCACCGCGCGCAGCGCCGAGGTGCGCAACGCCTGGGACAGTCCCGGGACCGCCCCGATCACCGTCTGGTTCAAGCTGGCCGGCAGCCGGTACCTGCTGCCCCTCGACATGGCGCCGCCCGTGGCCGACGGGCCCATCGAGGCCGCCCTGACGGCTCTGGCCGGCGGGCCGCCACGAGGCGTCGCGGGCCTGGCGCCGGCCGTGCCCGAGGAGGCCGGCTTGCGCTTCGTGGGCCAGGAGGGCACAACCTTGCGCGTCGAGTGGACGCGACCCGATGTGCCGGCCGATCCGGGGGCACAGGACCGCCTGATCACCGCGACGGTGCTCACGCTGACCGAGTTGCCGGGCACGACCCGCGTCCGCTTCGAGAGCCCCGCCGGGCCCTTGGCCCGCCGGGTGGGCCCTTACGATCTCCTGCTAGACGTCGCCGGACACACGGCTCGTGCCGCACTGGAAATCAAAGCAGCGGCGCCGTCTCCGCCTCCCGAGCAGGCGTCATAACGCCTGTTTGAGCGCCTGCCCGCCCGGGTATGGATCGGCTGAACTATGGCCAGACGCTGGTGGCTGCTCCTCGCCGGCGTCCCGGCGGCCGCCGCGTTGTGGTTCGCCGGGGCGGCCGAATCCGTGCCCATATCCATCCGGTTGTTCGGGTACGATCGCGTGAGCGGCGACGTCGTGGCCTACTCCGACGGGCCCCTGGAGAGCAAGGGGTTCCCGCTGCGCGAGCCGGATCGCTGGGTCGTGGACATCCCCAACGCGGTCTACTCGGGTGCCCTCAAGACCCTTGCGGCCGTTCCCGGGAGCGGTATCCGCCAGATCCGCATCGGCCAGTTCACCCGCTCGGACGTGCGAGTGGTCTTCGACCTCGAGCAGGCCATGGAAATCCCGGTGCGGGCCGAGCAGCGCCACCTCAAGACGAGCGCGGCCTACCGCCTGGTGTTCGACCTGCCGAGTCTGCGCCCGGCCACCGACGTCACCCGGGCGAAGGTCCCCGGCGCGGCCGCGAAGACCCGGCCGGCCCCGCCGGCCGAGGCGCCGCGCAAGGTGCGGACGGCGACCGTTCCAGCCAGCCCGAGCAAGGCCGGCGTCCCTGCGGACCCGACCAGGTCCGGCGCGCTTGGAAGCCCGATTGGGGCCGGCGGCCTTGCCGGTCCGAGTGGGACCGGCGTCTCCGTCGGTCCGAGTGGGGCCGGCGTCTCCTCCAGCCCGAGTGGGACCGGCGTCTCCTCCAGCCCGAGTGGGGCCGGCGTCCCTGCCGGCCCGGCCACCGAAGAACCGCGCCACGAACTGCCCGGGATGCCGCCCGCCGCCCTCCAGCCTCTGCCGCTCTCGGCCCCGCAGATCGCCCAGGATCCGCCGTCCCCGTGGGGCTGGCTGGGAGGTCTGATCGGCGCGCCGCCGGCGGAGGTCGCCGGCGACGTGGGGCACATGCACGATCCGGACGGCAAGGGCGAGGAACCCAAGCCCGTCCCGGTCTCCGGCCTCAAGCTGCGCCGCGCCGGCAAGGGCTGGATCATGCGCATCACCGCCGACAAGCCGATCGACTACAAGCTAGCCCGAATGGGCCGGCGCGACCGGATCTACCTCGATCTCCTCGGCGGCACCGTGGACATCCCCCGCGAGTCGATGTACGTGGACAACGGCCTGATGGCGCGGGTCAAGAAGGGCGCGATGCAGGACAACGCGACCCGCGTCGTGCTGGAACTCGATCAGCCGCTCCGCTACGAGGCCCACCTGTCGGCCGACCGGCGAGCGGTGATCCTGGCCCTGTCGCGCAGCGAACCGCGGGCGGTGCCGGGCACGCAGGACGATCGCATCACGATCGATCCGGGCCACGGCGGCATCGACCCCGGCACCATCGGCCAGGCCGGAACGCTCGAGAAGACCGTGACGCTGGCCGTCGCCGGCAAGGTCTCGGCGCTCCTGGAAAAGGCCGGGATGGACGTCCAGATGACCCGCAATCGCGACCAGGACCTCCTGCTCTGGCCCCGGGTGGACATGGGCGACGAGTTCAAGTCGGACGCCTTCGTGAGCATCCACATGAATTCCTCCCCCAACCGCGCCACGACGGGCATCGAGACGTACTACTTCACGCCCGAGAGCATTCCTCTCGCCCGCAGCATCCACCGGAACCTGGTAGGCCAGCTTGGCGCCCCGGATCGCGGGATACGCCGGGCGAACTTCGTGGTGGTCAAGTACTCGCGCATGCCGGCCGTGCTGGTGGAAGTGGGCTATCTCTCCAACCTGCGGGAGGAAGGCCTCCTCATCAACCCGGAATACCAGCAGCGCGCGGCCGATGCCATCAAGGTCGGCGTGCAGGACTTCCTCAAGCAGCGCACGCTGGCGAGGCAATAGCGATGGCCGACGGCGAGACCAAACGCCGGACGCCCCGCCGGCAACTGCGACCGAGCCGGAAGCGAGTGCCGGCATGACCGACCCGAAGGATCTCGACGGCGTCGTCAATTCGCTCTTCGTCGCGGCCGGAGTGGCCGTGGCGGTCTTCGTGGCGATGGTGGCCTTCAATCCCGAAGAGCGGGGAAACGGTGCGTCCCAGATCCCGCAGTCGGCTTCCCAGTTCGAGGACCTCGACGAGTACGACGACGAGACGCCCACGCCAGGGCCCGACGGCGAGACCCCCGAGGACCGGCGGCGTAGCTCGCTCTCCCGGGACGAGCGCGCCCGCGCGATGGGTCGCTGGAACTGGTAAGGAGTCCCGACGCCGGCACGGAAGCCGGCCCGGCGAAGCCTACGCCTGGGCCAGCCTGCGCTCGCGGGCCTGCTCCGAGAGCCTGAGCTCGTCGGCCATGCGGATCCGCAGTCGCTGCTCGGCGGCTTGCTGGCGCTCCCAGGCCTTGATGCCCTCCCGGAAGTCCTTGAGGATCTTGAAGTAGCGCTTGTTCTGGGTCGCCTGCTGGGCCGTGAGGGCCACGGACATCTTGTGAAGCAGGTCCGACAGCGACCGGGTGCGCGACAGATCGATGCGGCCGGCCGTCGTGTAGCGGGCGAACATGGACCACAGCGCCGGCGCGGAGGAAGCGGGCACGTAGCTGGCCAGGAAAGTGCGGAACTTCCCGGGAAGGCCGCTATCCGCCTGGGTGGCGGCGTTGCGATCGGCGCGCGCCTTGGCGACCGCGCCGACAGTGACGGCAGCCGTGCCAACGGCGGCCAGCAAGCCACGTTGAGCCAAACCTCATCCTCCTGCCCTGGTTATCCGGGAGTGGCGGGCCGACGTTGCGCCTCCTGCCGTTAATATTGAGTTAAGTCTAGTCTACTCGGCCGCCTGGTAGCCGCCGTAACGCTCGCGGCCCCAGCCGGTGACGGTTTGCGGGTCCACGATGCCGCGGCGGGTGCGTTCGGCCAGGTGCGTGATGCGCCGTGTCTCGGCATGGCGGGACTCGTCGGCGACGCGGGCCTCGCCGTTGCGGGCGCGGATGGTCATTTCCTGGCGGAACTCGGCCTTCCAGGCCCGGTAGGCCTTCTCGAACTCGTCGAGCAACTCCCGCCAGCGCAATTCGCTCTCGGCGAGATCGCGCTTCACCGCCAGTTGCAGCTTGAAGAGGAGCTCCTCCAGCGAGCGGATCTGCCGGAAATCGACCTGGCCCGCCGCCCGGAGCCGGTAGTAGGCGGTCCGGGCGATCGACCGCGTGCCGGCCGGCAGCCGAGCGCAGAATGCGTCGAACTGGAGCAGGACACCCCGAGGATCCTCGGCACGGTTCCGAGCACCCCCCACGTTTGTGGCGGGTCTGTCCACCTAGTCAATCCCTCTCGTTTGAGGACGGATCGGTCTTACCTAACCGCCACGCCCCAGGCACCAACCCAAAGGGAGAATAGGTGTCAAAACCGCGTCAATTGCGCGATTTTGCCGGAATTTAACCCTGCCAGGTGACGACTCTCCCGCCGTCGGGCGACACCGGCTCGGTCTGGACGAGCGCGAGCCTGCCGGAGTCGCGGCCGCCGGCGCGGTGCTGCGCGGCGGCCCAGGTGGCGGCGGCCAGGGCGGCGCGGAACTCGCTGCGTTCCAGGCGGTGCGGGGCATGCTCCACCCGCGCCGGCGTGTACTCGCGGCCTTCCACTCGCATGGCTCCTCCTTGGACGCTCACCGGGGTCGGCGCTCCCTGCCAACCCGAGGGATCCATACCGCAACCGCCCGGCGAGCCTATCGCCGGGCGGCAAAGCTTCAAGTTCTGGACAAGAAACAGGGCCGGCACCGAGCCGGCCCTGCCTCGTAGCGCTTAACCTCCGCCGCCGCGGGTGCCGTAGCGCCCGCCGCCGCGCCCGCCGCTGCCGCCGTACCGGCCGCCGCCCCGATCCGCGTCGCCCGGGTTCTCCGGGTTGGGAGCGATGTTCCACCCGGTCTGGTCGGCGAACTGGGCGGGCAGGACGACCGCCTCCAGATCCTTCTTCAGCTGCTCGATCGACACCTCGATCGCCTGTCCGGAGCCGGAGTCGGCGACCCAGGCCTTATCGCCCTCGATGCGCATGATGGTGACCTGGTGCTTGATGACCTCGCCGTCGGGCCCGATGCCTGGCACGCCAGCGGGAATCGGGAAGCCGCTCTGCAGGCTCCGTTCGATCCCCCGCCACGCCGCATCGCGATTGCCGTCGCCCACAGGAACCGCGACGGCCATGGTTCCGGCCACCGCCTCGAACATCCGCTGCGCCTGGTAATCGGTCACGCCGCCCGGCACCGAGCGCGCCCCGACCTCGCCGGCGCCCGACGCCGTCGATCCCTCGGAGCCTGCCTCGAGCGTACCGCCGCCACGCGTTCCGCCGGTGCCGTAGCGACCGGCTCCCCGGGTCCCGCCGCCGCCATAGCGCCCTCCGCCACGGGTGCCGCTGGTGCCGTAGCGACCGCCGCCCCGGCCGCCCGAGCCGCCGTAGCGCCCGCCGCCGCTCTCCTCGCCTTCTCCCGCCTCGCCGTAGGGGACGGCCGGATACTGGCGCGCGAACTCGCGGAAGCTGCCCTGGATGAGCTGGCTGGTCGTGCTGCGGCCGCCGTCTTCCTTCCAGAGCTCGCCCGTGAAGAGCTTCATCGTCTCGCCGTTCTGGAGTTCGACCTCACCTTCGTAGATGAGCCCGGTGGCGATGCGGGCAAACTCGGACGGGTCATTCTCGGCGAGCACGGTCTGCAACGACGCCGCGACGCAGGTGTTCGTGTTCTGGCCCTGCCACACCCTGTCGGGATAGGCGAGGGTATTGATGATGTTCTGCAACTGCCCGCTCTGGTCGAGGCCTGCACCGGCCAGCGCCTGCGCCAGCGGCCGGTCGGCGTGGGACGCGAGCGTTCGCAGCAGCGTGCCGCCCTTGGAATCCCTGTCGAGGAGCGTCCCTTCCGTGAGGAGCTTGCGCATCGCGGCGGACGCCTTCCTGGCGTACTCGTTCTGCTCTCCCCACGTCCCGCCGATGGCGCGGTAGGTCTTGACGAAATCCTCGCGTTCCTCGGCGCTCAAGCGCTTGAGGGCTTCACGTTGCTCGTCGCTCTCGAAGGTATTGGCGACCGCCTGCTCGGCGTCGGTCAGCGGAACCTCGGCGTTGCGCGCCCGCGCCTCGCCTTCCATGCGGGAGCGCCGGATCTGGGCCTGCTCGTAGCGCGGATCGTCCCACTTGCGGCTCTCCGCGACGCCTTGCTCCTTGGCCTCGCGGATCTTTGCCTCGGTCTCGAGCTCGTACGCCTGCGCCTCGGTCATGGGCGCGGTCGGGTCAGGTGCGCCGGTCGGTGCCTTCTCGGACGTCGCGCTGCCGCCGACGGGAGCGGCCACCGGCTTCGGGGCCGGAGGCGGAGCGGCCTGGGAGCCGCCTCCGAAGAAGCCCGTGATGCGGCCCCAGTAGGACTTGGCCGTGTCCATCAGGCTGCTCCAGAAGCCCCCCGACTTCTCCTGCTCCTGGGCCGGGGCGCCATAGGCGAGCTGGCGGCTGCCGGACAGCGAGGCCTTGTCCCCGCCGGCCGCGGGCGCGGCCTGGCCGTCCCTCTCGGGCGGCGGCGCGGTCGGCGCGGCGATCGGCGCGGTGCCACTGGTCCTGCGGACTTCGTCTAGCAAACCCATACTTACCCGCCCTCTCCTGAAGAGACTGGTCGTCCTAGTCCTTTATGGCCTCATGCCCGATTCTCCCCGCCGA comes from Candidatus Tanganyikabacteria bacterium and encodes:
- a CDS encoding YebC/PmpR family DNA-binding transcriptional regulator, which translates into the protein MSGHSKWAQIKRDKAKNDAARGAVFTKMSREIIVSARIGGGDPAGNFRLRTAIEVARKAGVPNDNIKRAIAKGVGADGADALEEIQYEGYGPSGVAVLVRAFTDNRNRTAADLRAAFGRNGGNLGETGCVGFLFAERGQVILDNEDEDLAEDAVLEAAMDGGADDVRESGDTFEVLCAPGDLEAVQNALVARGFKIDSADVVDIASTTVRIEDPETARKLLRLIERLEELDDVQKVAANFDVPDEILAEIEATL
- a CDS encoding GerMN domain-containing protein: MDGESGRPGTPRWVEVLLVLVVVGFLAYVAWVSLGSARRGRPVVPAGRPVEVWYADPTFQFLVPAVKRVGAQFMAGMPIPQVAMELLKTPPAGLLSPLPGQEAPLIMVAAAAQATVQIALPASVGASQERLLIGAVVRTLTSLPEIRSVRILAVDAAGRPREGHEDTSKPFTARSAEVRNAWDSPGTAPITVWFKLAGSRYLLPLDMAPPVADGPIEAALTALAGGPPRGVAGLAPAVPEEAGLRFVGQEGTTLRVEWTRPDVPADPGAQDRLITATVLTLTELPGTTRVRFESPAGPLARRVGPYDLLLDVAGHTARAALEIKAAAPSPPPEQAS
- a CDS encoding N-acetylmuramoyl-L-alanine amidase, yielding MARRWWLLLAGVPAAAALWFAGAAESVPISIRLFGYDRVSGDVVAYSDGPLESKGFPLREPDRWVVDIPNAVYSGALKTLAAVPGSGIRQIRIGQFTRSDVRVVFDLEQAMEIPVRAEQRHLKTSAAYRLVFDLPSLRPATDVTRAKVPGAAAKTRPAPPAEAPRKVRTATVPASPSKAGVPADPTRSGALGSPIGAGGLAGPSGTGVSVGPSGAGVSSSPSGTGVSSSPSGAGVPAGPATEEPRHELPGMPPAALQPLPLSAPQIAQDPPSPWGWLGGLIGAPPAEVAGDVGHMHDPDGKGEEPKPVPVSGLKLRRAGKGWIMRITADKPIDYKLARMGRRDRIYLDLLGGTVDIPRESMYVDNGLMARVKKGAMQDNATRVVLELDQPLRYEAHLSADRRAVILALSRSEPRAVPGTQDDRITIDPGHGGIDPGTIGQAGTLEKTVTLAVAGKVSALLEKAGMDVQMTRNRDQDLLLWPRVDMGDEFKSDAFVSIHMNSSPNRATTGIETYYFTPESIPLARSIHRNLVGQLGAPDRGIRRANFVVVKYSRMPAVLVEVGYLSNLREEGLLINPEYQQRAADAIKVGVQDFLKQRTLARQ